One Paenibacillus sp. FSL H7-0737 DNA segment encodes these proteins:
- a CDS encoding glycosyltransferase family 2 protein, with protein MNNITLGVHLIVKDEADLLPHCLASIAGADEIVMIDTGSTDESIAIAEAYGARVFQREWTDDFAAVRNEGLVHASTNWILILDADECLQTPLTEIRSLLQNTQAQAFTVNIDNWVGVRPEDKVKHSAVRLFRNGQGYQYSGRIHEGIDTSILSKHNLSAIEHSQLEIIHFGYLPEIMTRKDKINRNRHLLHLALTEYPDDPFHSYNLAVNFCQDGRLLEAETLLRQGLHHVVLEASYRPTMIRDLCKIYHAQGKMNAIDPLLMIELERYGDYPDLHFLLGQSLESQGLLERALLAYQHAESIPEHEVLSGKYVCEQGMSTFRPLYRMGLISQRLGLLEDAARFFHRALQHHSLYTPALQGIAAAFQRLAVPDEEIATLLIQLVPPTTSISRSAIIDSLYEINAYETITTLSRDIFPLELDTACRIISSLIITGKLEDASTAIGQMTSLASQDHLGLEHQKQWYTLWAICQWERYGEFKKDLLNHISGELRSGLEYIERSQRQRVACPVEIEVDHIYSSFLSDLIGQSVKLHQLTLSHTLVDLFPAYRSEFATALYKEGNWQAAGEEFIVLVRDKIADASVLFYIGEMIFDKGHYSEASEWFQQALEQEPEHESARIGLSLCYLQQAKLSMEDALQSLKDAHAHGPLQEDIGAIRKSITLLNRTSWHTQWSFRQSEGRSSL; from the coding sequence GTGAATAATATTACGCTTGGCGTCCACCTCATCGTAAAAGATGAAGCTGATCTCCTACCTCACTGTCTCGCAAGCATAGCTGGTGCTGACGAAATTGTGATGATCGATACGGGCTCTACCGACGAATCCATAGCTATTGCCGAAGCGTACGGGGCTAGAGTCTTCCAACGGGAATGGACAGACGATTTCGCGGCAGTTCGTAATGAAGGGCTCGTTCATGCCTCAACAAATTGGATTCTTATCCTTGATGCCGATGAGTGCTTGCAGACCCCACTTACAGAAATCCGCAGCCTTCTGCAGAACACACAAGCTCAGGCTTTTACAGTAAACATTGATAATTGGGTTGGCGTACGACCTGAAGATAAGGTAAAACACAGTGCAGTCCGCTTATTCCGAAATGGACAGGGTTATCAATATAGTGGAAGAATTCATGAGGGAATTGACACTTCAATCCTTAGCAAACATAACCTCTCGGCGATTGAGCACAGTCAACTTGAGATTATACACTTTGGATATTTACCTGAAATCATGACACGAAAAGATAAAATCAATCGAAATAGACACCTGCTGCACCTCGCTTTAACCGAATATCCGGATGATCCTTTCCACTCCTATAATTTAGCAGTAAACTTCTGTCAGGACGGTCGTCTTCTGGAAGCTGAGACGTTGCTTCGTCAAGGCCTTCACCATGTAGTACTCGAAGCCTCCTATCGTCCTACGATGATTAGGGATCTCTGTAAAATTTATCATGCTCAAGGAAAAATGAATGCGATTGACCCCTTGCTGATGATTGAACTGGAACGTTATGGCGACTATCCTGATTTGCATTTTTTGTTAGGGCAATCTTTGGAGAGCCAAGGCCTTTTGGAACGTGCGCTATTAGCTTATCAACATGCAGAGTCCATTCCTGAGCATGAGGTGCTTAGCGGAAAATATGTATGTGAACAAGGAATGAGTACCTTTCGCCCCCTATACCGGATGGGTTTAATCTCACAGCGGCTTGGTCTTCTTGAGGATGCTGCGAGATTTTTTCATCGTGCACTTCAACACCATTCTTTATATACGCCCGCCTTGCAGGGGATTGCTGCTGCTTTTCAACGCTTAGCTGTCCCCGATGAGGAAATCGCAACTTTACTAATCCAACTCGTTCCCCCAACTACCTCAATCAGTAGATCCGCGATCATTGACAGTTTATATGAGATAAACGCTTATGAGACCATAACTACCTTATCCCGAGATATTTTTCCATTGGAATTGGATACTGCATGTAGAATCATCTCATCACTCATCATCACCGGCAAGCTAGAAGACGCGAGTACAGCTATAGGGCAGATGACCTCACTGGCTTCCCAAGATCACCTTGGTTTAGAGCATCAAAAGCAGTGGTATACTCTTTGGGCCATTTGCCAATGGGAACGATATGGAGAATTTAAAAAGGACTTGCTCAACCATATATCAGGTGAACTTCGTTCTGGACTGGAATACATTGAGCGATCCCAACGCCAACGAGTGGCATGTCCGGTAGAAATAGAGGTAGATCACATATATTCCTCATTCCTTTCCGACCTCATCGGGCAATCCGTAAAGCTGCATCAGCTCACACTTAGTCATACTTTAGTGGACTTGTTCCCTGCTTATCGATCTGAATTTGCCACAGCATTATATAAAGAAGGGAATTGGCAGGCCGCAGGAGAGGAATTTATTGTACTTGTTCGTGATAAGATCGCCGATGCAAGCGTGCTTTTTTATATTGGTGAGATGATCTTTGACAAAGGGCATTATTCCGAAGCCAGTGAATGGTTTCAGCAAGCGCTGGAACAAGAGCCTGAGCATGAATCCGCAAGAATCGGCTTATCCCTCTGTTATCTTCAGCAAGCGAAGCTGAGTATGGAAGATGCTCTACAAAGTTTAAAGGATGCCCATGCTCATGGCCCCTTGCAGGAGGATATCGGAGCTATCCGTAAATCCATTACCTTGCTAAATCGTACATCTTGGCACACTCAGTGGAGCTTCCGTCAGAGCGAAGGGAGGTCATCCCTATGA
- a CDS encoding tetratricopeptide repeat-containing glycosyltransferase family 2 protein, which yields MNHSRRKPLISLCMIVKNEGDSLSQCLKSVRGVVDEIIVVDTGSNDATVQIALSFGAKIIQHPWSGDFAAARNAGLQQAHGQWILVLDGDEELSEESKGELLLCAEHMEYEAFFLRIHNHKGLTPASQTITVNPIIRMFRNRPKYRFSGIIHEQIAEAIITATPQAPMHLTTVVIHHYGYAEGVVVKKDKIKRNVELLKEQLRLNPKDPFHHFNMAVEYMRLGEYQPALKHIQQSLEEAPPDTSYIHLLHKYEIRSLAELKDYPGALAACDRGISSHPDYPDLAHIKGALLLQLGAFAEAKVSLLQALVIGAAPPGYHTEAGFGSYLTYYMLGQLCEEMGDETEAIACYTKTAQLHPEPTPVIARLLRALKCAGRESEIYGWFHAHLPDYTVTKNRILLELLQSEGCNEAAAQLINATEQPISIEVAFNQASEQGRSQIMLADRLLASLSSSATYSPAVKRVRLALPLPKVSE from the coding sequence ATGAACCACTCAAGAAGAAAGCCACTAATTTCCTTATGCATGATCGTTAAGAACGAAGGAGATAGCTTGAGCCAATGTTTAAAAAGCGTACGCGGAGTCGTCGATGAGATCATTGTAGTCGATACTGGATCCAACGACGCCACGGTTCAAATTGCCCTAAGCTTCGGGGCCAAAATCATACAACACCCTTGGAGCGGCGACTTTGCTGCTGCCCGCAACGCGGGTCTCCAGCAGGCCCATGGACAATGGATTCTTGTTCTAGATGGAGATGAGGAATTAAGTGAGGAGAGCAAGGGAGAATTACTGCTATGTGCCGAGCATATGGAGTACGAGGCATTTTTCCTACGCATTCATAATCATAAAGGGCTAACCCCCGCTTCACAGACGATCACCGTCAATCCGATTATTCGGATGTTTCGTAATCGCCCTAAGTACCGGTTTAGCGGTATCATTCATGAACAGATCGCTGAGGCTATCATAACAGCTACACCCCAGGCACCGATGCATTTGACCACTGTAGTCATCCATCATTATGGTTACGCAGAAGGGGTAGTCGTCAAGAAAGATAAAATCAAACGAAATGTCGAGCTGCTGAAAGAGCAGCTAAGGTTAAATCCTAAAGATCCTTTCCACCATTTTAATATGGCTGTTGAGTATATGCGTCTGGGGGAGTATCAACCTGCTCTAAAACATATCCAACAATCACTAGAAGAGGCACCGCCTGATACAAGTTACATCCACCTGCTGCACAAATATGAAATTCGCTCGCTTGCAGAATTAAAAGATTATCCTGGGGCGCTTGCAGCTTGTGACCGTGGGATTAGCTCACATCCGGATTACCCAGACTTAGCTCATATCAAAGGGGCTCTACTCTTACAATTAGGTGCCTTTGCAGAAGCCAAAGTATCGTTGCTACAAGCGCTGGTCATCGGAGCTGCTCCTCCCGGCTACCATACTGAGGCTGGATTCGGTTCATATTTAACCTATTATATGCTGGGTCAATTATGTGAAGAGATGGGTGATGAGACCGAAGCCATTGCTTGTTACACCAAAACCGCACAGCTTCATCCCGAACCTACTCCCGTCATTGCCCGGCTACTACGAGCCCTGAAATGTGCAGGTCGTGAGAGTGAGATTTACGGTTGGTTCCACGCTCATCTGCCAGACTACACAGTGACTAAGAACAGGATTCTCCTAGAATTATTACAGAGTGAGGGATGTAATGAAGCAGCCGCACAGCTGATAAATGCCACAGAGCAGCCCATTTCTATAGAAGTGGCATTTAATCAAGCATCTGAGCAGGGGCGTTCACAGATTATGTTAGCGGATCGTCTGCTTGCTTCATTATCCTCTTCTGCTACCTATTCACCAGCGGTCAAAAGAGTACGCCTAGCTCTTCCGCTTCCCAAAGTTTCAGAATAG
- a CDS encoding glycosyltransferase: MTTPDITLCMIIKNEANHLEKCLSSVQGIVSEIIIVDTGSEDNSIDIATKFGAKIIDMTWENDFSKARNLSLKHATSSWILVLDADEAVDHWRREQLQHLLDAAHIHGYWLPIIHYIGDAPEADFVTDHVCRLFRNDKRIIFRGIIHEETASSIWELPAGEIAYAELRIYHYGYLEDELQHKNKYQRNLALINSGLQLQPNHLILRYALGVEHYQQEQYHAAADVLLPLLADVPTQSGYASDIYLKTAYALQRCNRQQESKEVFHAGSLLFPDFTDLLEGYAALLLEQGQLRQARHFLQQALKSGDTAHPHPSSSGSGTYRTELLAGRVCEKLFLYPNAREHYEDAIQFKPDYTDAWKQLVPLSLLSGERLSMIALTRCHIHALSPITLGYLVPAALNARDFEWLVTLSFASQLPLAVQTIVQAFLDCTQQQEGEHTLAPLEQLLHNPSILSERSSILGYLWALSCRAGDTESAMKWLISISPYRPGMLTIHHILTGRSDIKPALPDLSYAMQLLLQVGAWDSVLSLYRQSEGSLFQWCKLPQPLYYGLLEAPIPVKKQWCSIYLSQTPHYNASTDCAEWLLYVAIACSCGETPKIAQSDEMALRRIGGTTAAVGLSYYKLILAAKAYPHGISSVQIPWGLLVRSASQT, from the coding sequence ATGACCACACCCGATATCACACTTTGTATGATCATTAAGAATGAGGCGAACCACCTGGAGAAATGCCTGTCTTCTGTGCAAGGAATCGTATCAGAAATCATCATTGTGGATACCGGGTCTGAGGATAATAGCATAGACATAGCAACTAAGTTCGGTGCAAAGATCATCGATATGACTTGGGAGAATGATTTCTCGAAAGCACGAAACCTAAGTCTGAAGCATGCAACTTCCTCTTGGATTCTAGTACTTGATGCCGATGAGGCTGTAGATCATTGGAGGAGGGAGCAGCTCCAGCACCTGCTGGACGCAGCGCATATTCACGGATATTGGCTACCCATTATCCACTATATCGGTGACGCCCCTGAAGCGGATTTTGTTACCGATCATGTCTGCCGCCTGTTCAGAAACGATAAAAGAATCATCTTTCGTGGAATCATTCATGAGGAGACGGCCAGCAGCATTTGGGAGCTTCCTGCGGGGGAGATCGCTTACGCTGAATTGCGTATTTATCACTACGGTTATTTAGAGGATGAACTACAGCACAAAAATAAATACCAGCGCAATTTAGCTCTCATCAATAGTGGTCTGCAGCTTCAACCGAACCATCTAATCCTTCGTTATGCACTAGGGGTAGAGCATTATCAACAGGAACAATATCATGCAGCGGCAGATGTACTTCTTCCATTACTCGCTGATGTTCCAACCCAATCCGGGTATGCCTCCGATATTTATCTAAAGACTGCCTATGCCTTACAACGATGTAACAGGCAGCAGGAATCTAAGGAAGTCTTTCATGCGGGGAGCTTATTGTTTCCTGATTTCACTGATTTATTAGAGGGCTATGCTGCTTTGTTGCTCGAACAAGGACAGCTTAGACAAGCTAGACACTTCTTGCAGCAAGCACTGAAGAGCGGAGATACAGCACATCCACATCCATCTTCTTCGGGAAGTGGAACGTATCGAACAGAACTACTAGCGGGCAGAGTATGCGAGAAGTTATTTCTATATCCAAACGCGCGGGAACACTACGAGGATGCTATACAATTCAAACCAGATTATACGGATGCGTGGAAACAGCTTGTCCCACTAAGCCTGCTATCCGGAGAGAGGTTAAGTATGATCGCATTGACCCGCTGCCATATCCACGCTCTCTCACCAATTACCTTAGGCTATCTTGTGCCCGCGGCGCTCAATGCTCGTGACTTTGAATGGCTGGTCACTCTCTCTTTTGCTTCGCAGCTACCGTTAGCCGTTCAAACCATTGTGCAGGCTTTCCTTGATTGTACTCAGCAGCAAGAGGGGGAACACACCCTAGCACCGCTTGAGCAGCTGCTTCATAATCCATCTATTCTCTCCGAACGTTCATCTATACTCGGCTATCTCTGGGCTTTGTCTTGCCGTGCTGGAGATACTGAATCAGCCATGAAGTGGCTTATCTCCATATCGCCATACAGACCGGGGATGCTAACAATTCATCATATCTTAACAGGTCGTTCTGACATTAAGCCTGCTCTTCCTGATCTGAGCTACGCTATGCAATTGCTGCTTCAGGTCGGTGCTTGGGATAGTGTATTATCGCTTTATCGACAATCAGAGGGCTCTTTATTCCAGTGGTGCAAGCTGCCGCAGCCCTTATACTATGGATTGCTTGAGGCTCCTATCCCCGTAAAGAAACAGTGGTGTTCCATCTATCTCAGTCAAACCCCTCATTATAATGCCTCGACGGACTGTGCCGAATGGCTATTATATGTGGCAATAGCTTGCTCCTGTGGGGAAACTCCAAAGATCGCTCAATCAGATGAAATGGCTTTGCGCAGAATCGGGGGAACTACCGCTGCAGTCGGTCTCTCATACTACAAGCTCATACTCGCGGCAAAAGCTTATCCCCATGGGATTTCCTCAGTTCAAATCCCATGGGGGCTGCTCGTCAGATCTGCCAGTCAGACCTAA
- a CDS encoding glycosyltransferase: MSSHRWPLRKTAGNRLTAMMQVRNEAGRYLEQVLEELSEFVDDIVVVDDGSTDHTAQLCRSFAKVTKLVTLETSLFNREWELRQILWDLAVSTNPDWLLSVDADEFYEETAKREMRRLIDQDVYDWVSFRLFDFWGGTTHYREDEHWNIHTKHTRTLVRYLPNFHYFFPKMDHHVPRLPLSYSVLPGFLAELRVKHYGWAVPPEELRLKYSRYMELDPEGRWGSLEQYQSILDAQPHLIEWKE; this comes from the coding sequence ATGAGTAGTCATAGATGGCCTCTCCGCAAAACAGCAGGTAACCGCTTGACCGCTATGATGCAGGTTCGAAACGAAGCTGGAAGGTATCTGGAGCAGGTACTTGAAGAACTGAGTGAGTTTGTGGATGATATTGTAGTTGTTGATGATGGAAGTACAGATCATACGGCACAGTTATGTCGTTCTTTTGCCAAGGTTACGAAGCTTGTGACACTGGAGACCTCCTTGTTTAATCGGGAGTGGGAGCTAAGGCAGATATTATGGGATTTGGCGGTATCTACGAATCCGGATTGGCTCCTGTCTGTAGACGCTGATGAGTTCTATGAAGAGACAGCTAAACGGGAGATGAGACGGCTGATTGATCAGGATGTGTATGACTGGGTATCTTTCCGGCTATTTGATTTCTGGGGTGGTACCACCCATTATCGTGAAGATGAACATTGGAATATCCATACGAAGCATACTCGTACACTTGTCCGATATTTGCCGAATTTTCATTATTTCTTCCCGAAAATGGATCATCATGTTCCTAGGCTGCCGCTTTCTTACTCTGTATTACCGGGTTTTCTTGCCGAACTGCGGGTGAAGCATTATGGATGGGCGGTTCCGCCGGAAGAGCTTCGACTTAAATATTCGCGTTATATGGAGCTTGATCCAGAGGGGCGCTGGGGGAGTCTGGAGCAGTACCAGTCCATTCTAGATGCGCAGCCCCATTTGATCGAATGGAAAGAATAG
- the yunB gene encoding sporulation protein YunB, translating to MGRLRKWGNRGLRLPDLGQLRLPKINGGGTPRFSGRSSAFKSKPSRAAARPQSARFEAKRSRSHMRSSSRAERKMTVSGGNTRKPRSRRKFWLIASLVLIVLVLQALRYVELHMKPPILHLAQIRVKQIATESINKAITSQVANGGNAEELIDWKTDKNGKISGFMLNYAEHMRITSQAAEVIQTTLQDLHNQTEYIPLGQALGSPLIASYGPDIPIKIEPQGAVKVELSTRQQNAGINMILVEVYIHIVTEVAVVIPFDMEPQVVDTEIPVSYLMVVGDVPMYYYDNQGQPVGANGSSAPGIAIPAPSVSGDKNGVSDQSKDTPGNSQEDSNSSPAAPNSSNTGAAHTEEGGKGVNGGN from the coding sequence ATGGGGAGATTAAGAAAATGGGGGAACCGAGGGCTAAGATTACCTGATCTAGGTCAGCTTCGGCTGCCAAAAATAAATGGGGGCGGGACGCCGAGGTTCTCTGGAAGAAGCTCCGCGTTCAAGTCAAAACCTAGTAGGGCAGCGGCAAGACCACAGAGTGCACGCTTTGAAGCTAAGCGAAGTAGAAGTCATATGAGATCATCCAGTAGGGCAGAGAGAAAGATGACCGTTTCCGGCGGAAACACGCGTAAGCCAAGAAGCCGGCGCAAATTTTGGTTGATTGCATCCTTGGTATTGATTGTGCTTGTGCTACAAGCACTGCGATACGTGGAGCTGCACATGAAGCCACCTATCTTGCATTTAGCGCAAATTCGTGTGAAGCAAATCGCAACAGAGTCGATAAATAAAGCGATTACTTCACAAGTTGCGAACGGAGGAAATGCGGAGGAACTGATTGATTGGAAGACCGATAAGAACGGGAAAATATCAGGCTTTATGTTGAACTATGCGGAGCATATGCGTATTACTTCGCAAGCAGCAGAGGTAATCCAGACCACGTTGCAGGATTTGCATAATCAGACAGAATATATTCCGCTCGGTCAGGCACTAGGTAGTCCTCTCATCGCCTCTTATGGACCTGATATCCCGATCAAGATTGAACCGCAAGGTGCTGTTAAGGTTGAACTCAGCACTCGCCAGCAAAATGCCGGAATTAATATGATTTTAGTTGAGGTCTATATCCATATTGTTACGGAGGTAGCGGTGGTTATTCCTTTTGACATGGAGCCCCAAGTAGTGGATACGGAAATTCCTGTGTCATATTTGATGGTCGTCGGAGACGTGCCTATGTATTACTACGATAATCAGGGTCAGCCTGTCGGAGCTAATGGCAGCAGTGCCCCGGGAATTGCTATTCCTGCACCATCTGTAAGTGGAGATAAAAATGGAGTATCAGATCAGAGCAAGGATACCCCTGGGAATAGCCAAGAGGATAGCAATTCATCACCAGCTGCACCCAATTCTTCGAATACAGGCGCAGCTCATACAGAAGAAGGCGGCAAAGGTGTAAATGGAGGGAATTAA
- a CDS encoding TVP38/TMEM64 family protein codes for MTETINTWIDWLLQTLGLSGPSILFVTIPLALLQSILGFFPFVILIVLHVSVFNVIGGMIISWLACNLGGILMYFLIRRYLYNWFDRKWRSKLKRYDKWQRYLDRYGIWTLVLLRTIPIIPNNIINFMSAVSPIKASSFIWGTVLGNLSYIWLFGTIGSSLIVPREEWNGYITWYAVFIAILIGIFIRRHWDHLQEDKRSRMH; via the coding sequence ATGACAGAGACCATAAATACCTGGATAGATTGGCTGCTGCAAACGCTTGGCCTTAGTGGACCCTCTATTTTATTTGTGACGATTCCATTGGCGCTGTTGCAGAGTATATTAGGATTTTTTCCGTTCGTAATTTTGATTGTCCTCCATGTGTCAGTATTTAACGTTATTGGAGGTATGATAATTAGTTGGCTGGCTTGTAATCTGGGTGGAATACTGATGTACTTCCTCATTCGACGATACCTTTACAATTGGTTTGATCGAAAATGGAGGTCCAAGCTGAAAAGGTATGATAAATGGCAGCGTTACTTGGACCGATATGGAATTTGGACGCTGGTCCTTCTACGTACGATTCCCATTATTCCGAACAATATAATCAATTTTATGTCCGCTGTTTCACCGATAAAAGCATCATCTTTTATTTGGGGAACCGTGCTTGGGAATCTGTCTTACATTTGGCTATTCGGTACGATCGGCTCAAGTCTAATTGTCCCTAGGGAAGAATGGAATGGATATATTACTTGGTATGCCGTGTTTATCGCTATTCTAATCGGTATCTTTATACGGCGGCACTGGGACCATCTACAGGAAGATAAACGGAGTAGAATGCACTAA
- a CDS encoding glycine betaine ABC transporter substrate-binding protein — translation MKKKNIGIFLLVIMMITVIAGCSSTSKEKVKLAYVAWDSEIASTYVVKEVLETKLGATVEMLQVDAGPMWAGVADGSADAMVAAWLPSTHAAYLEKYGSKIEDLGANLNGTKVGLAVPAYMDINSIEDLKNSDLAGKLSNRIIGIEPGAGIMTTTEKAIAEYGLSEYTLLESSSAAMAQELQKAYDNNEPIVVTGWTPHWMFANMDLKYLEDPKGVYGADEQIHTMVRQGLKEDMPNVYKFLDQFEWTAEDMAKVMVEVQGGKSPEEAAKTWVENNPDKVNAWIQGVEL, via the coding sequence ATGAAGAAAAAAAATATAGGTATATTCCTGTTAGTGATTATGATGATTACTGTTATTGCCGGATGTTCATCCACTAGTAAAGAAAAAGTGAAATTGGCATATGTGGCATGGGATTCCGAAATTGCGAGTACTTATGTTGTTAAAGAAGTACTTGAAACTAAGCTTGGAGCTACCGTTGAAATGCTACAGGTAGATGCAGGCCCAATGTGGGCAGGGGTTGCTGATGGTAGTGCGGATGCTATGGTCGCAGCTTGGTTACCAAGCACGCATGCAGCTTATTTAGAGAAGTATGGTTCGAAAATCGAAGATTTAGGTGCTAATTTGAACGGAACTAAAGTTGGTTTAGCGGTTCCAGCGTACATGGATATTAATTCTATTGAAGACTTGAAGAACAGTGACCTGGCAGGTAAATTGAGCAATCGAATTATCGGAATTGAGCCTGGTGCTGGTATTATGACGACGACTGAAAAGGCTATTGCGGAATATGGTCTTAGTGAATATACGCTTCTAGAAAGTTCATCGGCAGCGATGGCTCAGGAGCTGCAAAAAGCCTATGACAACAACGAGCCTATCGTTGTAACGGGTTGGACACCACACTGGATGTTCGCCAATATGGACCTGAAATATCTGGAAGATCCAAAAGGTGTATATGGTGCGGATGAGCAAATCCATACGATGGTTCGTCAAGGTCTGAAAGAAGACATGCCGAATGTCTATAAGTTCTTGGATCAATTCGAGTGGACAGCAGAAGACATGGCGAAAGTAATGGTTGAGGTTCAAGGTGGGAAGTCACCAGAAGAAGCTGCTAAAACTTGGGTAGAAAACAACCCAGATAAAGTGAATGCGTGGATTCAAGGTGTAGAATTGTAA
- a CDS encoding ABC transporter permease: protein MDIPKLPLGKALEWLENWLTTYCGPLFDFIATIIGGMVSAIEGALTFLPALVLIVLIAALSYWIGKWRMALFAVIGLLLIDNLGLWGPSMQSLALVLTASILAVVIGVPIGILCAQRNAVRNTVTPILDFMQTMPAFVYLLPAVSFFSLGVVPGVIASIIFAIPPTIRLTNLGIRQVSEELVEAADAFGSTPTQKLVKLQLPIALPTIMAGVNQTIMLSLSMVVISSMIGAQGVGAYVYRAVSQAKTGDGFEAGIAIVIIAILLDRLTQNALKPKQR from the coding sequence ATGGACATTCCAAAACTGCCTTTAGGAAAGGCCCTCGAGTGGTTGGAAAACTGGCTAACTACGTATTGTGGCCCCTTGTTTGACTTTATCGCTACAATAATCGGTGGAATGGTTTCTGCAATTGAAGGTGCGCTGACCTTCCTGCCTGCATTAGTGCTTATCGTACTTATTGCAGCTTTGTCTTATTGGATTGGGAAATGGCGCATGGCTTTATTTGCGGTAATCGGACTGCTCTTAATCGATAATCTCGGATTATGGGGACCTTCGATGCAATCTTTAGCCCTTGTTCTAACCGCCTCGATATTGGCTGTAGTAATCGGCGTACCGATTGGTATTTTGTGTGCGCAGAGAAATGCGGTTAGAAATACAGTTACGCCTATTTTGGACTTTATGCAGACGATGCCGGCATTTGTGTATTTATTGCCAGCGGTATCTTTTTTCTCACTTGGGGTAGTTCCAGGTGTAATTGCATCGATCATCTTTGCGATTCCACCGACAATTCGTTTGACCAATCTCGGTATTCGTCAGGTTTCAGAGGAGTTAGTTGAAGCAGCCGATGCTTTCGGTTCAACACCAACTCAGAAGCTGGTTAAATTGCAGCTGCCGATCGCACTGCCAACGATTATGGCAGGCGTCAATCAGACGATTATGTTATCACTCTCGATGGTTGTCATCTCATCTATGATCGGTGCGCAAGGTGTAGGTGCCTATGTATACCGCGCGGTATCGCAGGCTAAGACAGGAGATGGGTTCGAGGCGGGGATTGCTATCGTTATTATAGCTATTCTACTCGACCGTTTAACGCAGAATGCACTAAAACCAAAACAGAGATAG